The DNA sequence ATTCTTCCTGAGAAATTCCTAAATGATTCCTTTTACTCTTGATTAAGCATCCAAATGCTAACAGAACTTTTTTTTTGATTTATCCATAACATTGAATAATAAGGTTAATGTTGACGATTAATCTACGGACGATGTGTCACATTTTTTTCATTCAAGAATCATTTGAATAAGTTTGACAAATCAAGGAATTAATGAAATCCAATTACGGAGGAAATATCCATACTCGTATCGGACTTTCGGCAAGTAATATCTCCCAACCTCAACATTTCCGTTTTTGTCGCCAATGTTTACAGGAGGATGAAGAAAAATACGAGGAATTTTATTGGCATCGCATTCATCAACTATCTTGCGTGTTAGTGTGTCCAACCCATAATATTCCATTACAAAATAGCACCCTACTTTTTCAACAGTTGAATCAACATCATTATCAGGTAGCGAATCATCATAACTATATTTCTGAAGGTTCGATCGCACCATACTCTCGGCAAAATCAGAACATATTATTCAACTTAGCCCATGATGTTCAATGGCTATTCGATCATCCTCAAATTTCCCGTCCTCTGGACTGGTATTATCAGCAATATATGAATTTGTTGATGTCGAGAAATATCGCCACGGCATCTAAAAGAGTTAATCAGAAGAAATTGTTTGATGAATTTTTGTTTTACTATGGACAGGACATTCTCCGTTATATAGACTCTGATATTAGTCTCGATGACCAAAGTAATTGGTTATTCAGTATAGTTAGAAAACACCGCAAATCGTTTCATCCTATACGTCACATCTTGATGATGAGATTTCTTTGTGGTTCGGTGCGAGAATTTTTTGAACGAACATCATCGGAATATAAACCCTTTGGCAATCCCCCTTGGATTTGTTTTAATGGTGCTGTTGATCATTACTTACAACCTGTCATTGAAGATGTTGAGTTAAGTCACTGCTTAGAAAATAAGAAGCCGTTAGGAACATTTACTTGCAGTTGTGGAATGGTTGACAGTCGAACGGTATCGCAATCAGATCAATCTGAGGATTATAAACCGAATCGAATCATCACCTATGGATACAAGTGGCATCAAAAATTACAAGATTTAGTAGAGAATAAAAATTTAGGATTAAGGGCGGTTGCTAGAGAATTAAAGGTAACTACCAGAACTATTAATCGCTATGTTAGTAAGTTAGGATTAGATGCTTCATGGCAATCAGACTGATAATTCCAAAAACCCTGAAAAGCTATGCCATAGCTGAAACTCCTAGAAAATCGTGCTGAAAATGCTCTTTGATTACATCAGGTAGCTTAGTTGTTGATTCTATTTTTCTCATTATTTGCGTCAATGATAAATGACCTAAACTAGGCATAAACTGCATTGATAACAGTATTAAATAC is a window from the Cyanobacterium sp. Dongsha4 genome containing:
- a CDS encoding TnsD family Tn7-like transposition protein produces the protein MKSNYGGNIHTRIGLSASNISQPQHFRFCRQCLQEDEEKYEEFYWHRIHQLSCVLVCPTHNIPLQNSTLLFQQLNQHHYQVANHHNYISEGSIAPYSRQNQNILFNLAHDVQWLFDHPQISRPLDWYYQQYMNLLMSRNIATASKRVNQKKLFDEFLFYYGQDILRYIDSDISLDDQSNWLFSIVRKHRKSFHPIRHILMMRFLCGSVREFFERTSSEYKPFGNPPWICFNGAVDHYLQPVIEDVELSHCLENKKPLGTFTCSCGMVDSRTVSQSDQSEDYKPNRIITYGYKWHQKLQDLVENKNLGLRAVARELKVTTRTINRYVSKLGLDASWQSD